A single Methylobacterium sp. 17Sr1-1 DNA region contains:
- a CDS encoding TAXI family TRAP transporter solute-binding subunit — MRAFRPERIFLVTSLVLTIAAAVALYLLQATTLTIAVAPRDGTEPALIRAYAEALKSTQKGVRLRILPFDDVRESAKALEQGKADLAVVRPDVDLPANGLTLAILRDQAMLIASPAPSGITTFPGLARKRLGIVAHRDADLWLLKSLMSYYGLTLQEGGTGLIPDGQVRLVPLAEEDLAGAFAEKRIDAVVAVIAPAAPMALRLVATVQAASRTRKVAFVGVEDGPAIIERLPRLQAVTVPAGLFGGSPKVPEEEVKTVGASYRLMARATMSRTVAADVTQHLFELRSRLSDATPAADYVAAPAYETTAEATSARLPIHPGAIDYYEREQQGFIERYGDWIYLLAVLGGGFGSALAWLRQRLRRLRRERIDVVMDRLLEILAEARRADPAGLDALTGEVDTLAADVVRYTRERETDTRTMAAVMIAIETARSTIADCRRLAGEAVPPRPAFRLSAAE; from the coding sequence ATGAGAGCGTTCCGACCCGAGCGCATCTTCCTGGTCACCAGCCTGGTGCTGACCATCGCGGCGGCGGTGGCGCTCTACCTGCTGCAGGCGACCACGCTCACCATCGCCGTGGCGCCGCGGGACGGGACCGAGCCGGCGCTGATCCGCGCCTACGCGGAGGCCCTGAAGAGCACCCAGAAAGGCGTGCGCCTGCGCATCCTGCCCTTCGACGACGTGCGCGAGAGCGCCAAGGCGCTCGAACAGGGCAAGGCCGACCTCGCGGTGGTGCGGCCGGATGTCGACCTGCCGGCGAACGGCCTGACGCTCGCGATCCTGCGCGACCAGGCGATGCTGATCGCCTCGCCGGCGCCGTCCGGCATCACCACGTTCCCGGGTCTCGCCCGCAAGCGGCTCGGCATCGTGGCCCACCGCGACGCCGATCTGTGGCTGCTCAAGAGCCTGATGAGCTATTATGGCCTCACCCTGCAGGAGGGCGGCACCGGCTTGATTCCGGACGGTCAGGTGCGGCTGGTGCCGCTGGCCGAGGAGGATCTCGCCGGTGCCTTCGCGGAGAAGCGCATCGACGCGGTGGTGGCGGTGATCGCGCCGGCCGCCCCGATGGCGCTGCGCCTCGTCGCCACGGTCCAGGCGGCGAGCCGGACCCGCAAGGTCGCGTTCGTCGGCGTCGAGGACGGGCCGGCGATCATCGAGCGCCTGCCCCGGCTCCAGGCGGTGACGGTGCCGGCCGGCCTGTTCGGCGGCAGCCCGAAGGTGCCGGAGGAGGAGGTGAAGACGGTCGGCGCCTCCTACCGGCTGATGGCCCGGGCCACGATGAGCCGCACCGTGGCGGCGGACGTGACCCAGCACCTGTTCGAGCTGCGCTCGCGGCTCTCCGACGCGACCCCGGCGGCGGACTACGTCGCGGCGCCGGCCTACGAGACCACCGCCGAGGCGACGAGCGCGCGACTGCCGATCCATCCCGGCGCGATCGATTACTACGAGCGCGAGCAGCAGGGCTTCATCGAGCGCTACGGCGACTGGATCTACCTGCTGGCGGTGCTCGGCGGCGGCTTCGGCTCGGCGCTCGCCTGGCTGCGCCAGCGCCTGCGGCGCCTGCGGCGCGAGCGCATCGACGTGGTGATGGACCGCCTGCTCGAGATCCTGGCCGAGGCCCGCCGGGCGGATCCGGCCGGGCTCGACGCCCTGACCGGCGAGGTCGACACCCTGGCGGCGGACGTGGTGCGCTACACCCGCGAACGCGAGACCGATACCCGCACGATGGCGGCGGTGATGATCGCGATCGAGACCGCCCGCTCCACCATTGCCGATTGCCGGCGGCTGGCCGGCGAGGCGGTGCCGCCGCGGCCCGCCTTCCGTCTCAGCGCGGCGGAGTAG
- a CDS encoding AprI/Inh family metalloprotease inhibitor, producing MPRQILCTVAALALAASAGACSSSRFDTGGIGASARPAPRVARPLPPEEPDLGPGLSSGPVTSAPLAPPPGAAAAPPGPVVANPGGPIVAEASPPPVQQQAAIAPPPPPVVSSGGRSGVVGGWTAKDATGASCRVNLASTPALDLYKASSTGCANKDLAKVTAWDYRDGEVYLYQPGGTVAARLRPAGGAMDGALSKSGAPLAMVR from the coding sequence ATGCCGCGTCAGATTCTCTGCACCGTCGCCGCCCTGGCCCTCGCCGCGAGCGCCGGCGCCTGCTCCTCGTCGCGCTTCGACACCGGGGGAATCGGCGCCTCGGCGCGCCCGGCGCCGCGGGTCGCCCGGCCGCTGCCGCCGGAGGAGCCGGATCTCGGTCCCGGCCTGTCCTCCGGCCCGGTCACCTCGGCGCCCCTGGCCCCGCCGCCCGGCGCCGCGGCCGCACCTCCCGGCCCGGTCGTCGCCAATCCCGGCGGCCCGATCGTGGCGGAGGCGAGCCCCCCGCCGGTGCAGCAGCAGGCCGCCATCGCTCCCCCGCCGCCGCCCGTCGTGTCGAGCGGCGGGCGCTCGGGCGTCGTCGGGGGCTGGACCGCCAAGGACGCCACCGGCGCGAGCTGCCGCGTGAACCTCGCGAGCACCCCGGCCCTCGACCTCTACAAGGCCTCGTCCACCGGCTGCGCCAACAAGGACCTCGCCAAGGTCACGGCCTGGGACTATCGCGACGGCGAGGTCTACCTCTACCAGCCCGGCGGCACCGTCGCGGCGCGCCTGCGCCCGGCCGGCGGCGCCATGGACGGTGCGTTGTCGAAGTCCGGCGCGCCGCTGGCGATGGTGCGGTAG